In one window of Lewinella sp. 4G2 DNA:
- a CDS encoding LamG-like jellyroll fold domain-containing protein, with product MTTTISLRGGWLGWLIVPLLLSLYVAPAAAQNAAPETECNPTEGLPVATGEVFLNYGAVTNSFSLQSRSSYSLGQPIVTRMLGQRNLSEGGYWSRFLLPPQAPVVRATQGDFGDRIQISWNLDPLSATATRGYILTRDGNFLAELEPGTSNFIDFNVQPGEFYEYNVQGRNGFGTGSGGISVGFTNPNGVVSGRVTSRQGNPIFGTTVTLEPSIGRALSFDGDQDYVCLSHDARLDLETFTFSAYIRPDAADQGGMIIDRGHDLNRNFWVQANAGGGSAGVTIGLGSTAGSEEVNIPFPGVGVGEWVHLALVYDAGTLLVYVDGNFAGSTQAAIDYEPALFTLGRDRAGNNSFTGLIDDVRFYDRYLTQTEIMLTKDISASRSSAGLVAYWKFDEGIGEKVFDTGGGDIDGTLFGNTTFTSQAAPVKNGAFTDEGGYYSIDGVNYSGQETFTVSPSQNFYDHTSLEFNATRSSEVRLPEIAWSDSATLEITVRPFVADGLQTIASTQSGDFTLSTLDGTLQLQTPNGGTQQLGALPQDRFNHLAFVFDGPNQTIAWFLNGTRMGQVPGRVATGTPATAWTIGNHATEADQYFTGLIGEFALFDTLVSVAQLQLHASPLIGDNIVSGIDAGDGNLVAYFPFDEANGNVVEDYGPSALGSGTVTAATFSINDYRQRATPHEYRPSQRVINLNGSNTAVGNVDFTDESTIPVSGVVRFSNTFCYQDSVQILANGLPLSPPVFTDAQGRWSTELEPGASVTLTANFPDTTGDHTFTPTFFETRNITRPIAGVLFQNTTKRRVIGQVAGGACRKSINDPGLPIKVKLQSLNGCYAVTQEVENLAGEFVFTGVPPIPVTVSIDQILPAYERLKDDGGQQTDLRQAASDTIDFIYYAPPNVEISDFPERECGLKYIESSYDENLNKRYTNRIRVYEQYLYDRCYLRDSLQLRIDNQIADAVPFDTIVRDTDVFVLRYPAGIPNFVGNNLKRLVVTATNVTGNASNELGVVVTGRKPREGTFTTVDPQYPLFVLRAPPGDQSSATLEAGTTICSSNNSGNVFINENTGTKVIDASPTNIINTGAPGVTTEFAVEGGVDTKLKIVQKTNSQRTSTNETCTTFLRTVSTANGENVPHSEGLGDVYVGIAANINITNNDYLYVDTSQCRFRDDSTRITFNLDSYDTEYFYSEWQLITDVIPQLRTPPNPMNAEVFERNLESADKWEEIIANNKYDKESGRLLKNYTFDGLVSIEESLSTSEVYSFSHNTDITATAEFALFSGIEINDAGTKIGLETNIGGGFNFGGGNSTDSTSTISFVLADDDPNDNFTVDILEGGTYPAPIFKLRSGESMCPWEPGTRNREEVGFNVDRNTALNVPETQPAVFKLQLTNEGQTGADQLVYSVGVVDGSNPFGATIRLDGTTLNTRPRDFQIGPDETIELTLTIDRGPEEYNYDSIGIFMASSCMFDHSEALGYDLSNVADPAIYADHPNRDIPREGPYARTDLNKFYKEYRLNVQFLEPCTPIDINFPRQDWVVTPDDNARQAITVVDYDYDDPDLDTVRIQYRITGGDGNWINIAELPADTFLNNPVFYTQIWDMEELRDGPYEIRATATCKDLNLTPGISSVIQGRKETQAPRPLGTPEPADGVLNPGDEISISWTKRINCGLIFPADGIGADISINNLALIDKTTGELIDATISCREDKIIIVPNVPRRFIENHTLGVVANDFQDLYGNESDSIHWEFFVNQSNLYWDGGRIDETVLEGNKLVVTRQIRNQSGEVTDYQIPDVPAWMQVFPRTGSLGPGDRQSVTFEFPADLLADAYSDTLNMVTVDGEEPLIVDLRVTCEGPDWKINPNDFSFSHSLTVELDIEGVLSDDRVDLVGAFVNGELRGVANIRRFDEISGSSLVNPNLAFLTVYSNVSSGETIDFQIWDASACLLYGKTIERIPFVADGVEGKPLAPLTIHTTGELLRKIYFNPGWNWFSYNLDLPDNSVNGTLASLSGAAAGATLKGQGTFAIYSEQANLWFGNLTATDVTTMYQYRSPVKDSLTLIGTAVDVDQPIPIQSGWNWIGYLPNRGLPVGTALSSLEPVNGDIIKNQLTFSQYVAGVGWVGNLNFMSSPNGYLLRLSNAGTLRYPDPEANSSNGLSTSEELSPFAAGELHIDTEARQKSLDSIPAHWSVNPANYEISMNMVAVVAEGADNLLLEEGDEIAAFVDGEIRGADRVLYVPQLERYLAFLTVFAAEPGETVTYRFYDRSEDREVPLTETTSFVTNDVIGLVSKPFVFNLGTTSVRGGDLELDRNIFVYPNPARTVANISFSTQIGDAFVLTIRDIVGRELYRHTSEATVRENVIQWDTDDVPDGIYFITLEHGKALRSAKVQVKR from the coding sequence ATGACTACCACGATATCTCTACGTGGAGGGTGGCTCGGTTGGCTGATCGTCCCACTGCTCCTATCCCTTTACGTCGCACCCGCGGCCGCGCAAAATGCTGCTCCCGAAACGGAGTGTAACCCGACCGAAGGCCTCCCCGTAGCTACGGGCGAAGTCTTCCTGAACTACGGCGCCGTAACCAACTCCTTTAGCCTACAGAGTAGATCTAGTTATTCACTGGGCCAACCCATCGTCACCCGCATGCTGGGCCAACGCAACCTGAGTGAAGGCGGCTACTGGTCCCGCTTTTTGCTACCCCCGCAGGCACCAGTCGTCCGCGCGACGCAGGGAGACTTTGGCGACCGCATTCAGATCAGCTGGAATTTGGACCCACTGAGTGCAACCGCAACCCGCGGCTACATCCTGACCCGCGACGGCAACTTCCTGGCCGAGTTGGAACCGGGAACGTCGAACTTTATCGATTTCAACGTGCAGCCCGGCGAATTTTACGAGTATAACGTACAGGGGCGCAATGGCTTCGGGACGGGATCGGGCGGTATCTCGGTCGGGTTCACCAATCCGAATGGCGTCGTTTCCGGCCGCGTTACCTCCCGGCAGGGGAACCCGATTTTTGGGACGACGGTGACCCTGGAACCCTCCATCGGTCGCGCCCTTTCCTTTGACGGCGACCAGGACTACGTATGCCTGAGCCACGATGCGCGTCTTGACCTCGAGACCTTTACCTTTTCTGCCTACATCCGCCCCGATGCAGCTGACCAGGGTGGAATGATCATTGACCGGGGGCACGATCTCAACCGGAATTTTTGGGTGCAAGCGAACGCCGGCGGCGGCTCCGCTGGCGTAACCATTGGATTGGGGAGCACTGCCGGATCTGAGGAAGTAAATATTCCTTTTCCCGGGGTTGGCGTAGGCGAATGGGTCCACCTCGCCCTGGTGTACGACGCGGGCACGCTACTCGTGTACGTCGACGGAAACTTTGCTGGAAGCACGCAGGCGGCGATTGATTACGAACCGGCCCTGTTCACCCTTGGCCGAGATCGCGCCGGGAACAATTCGTTTACCGGATTGATTGACGACGTCCGCTTTTACGATCGTTACCTAACGCAGACGGAGATCATGCTTACCAAAGACATCAGTGCCTCGCGCAGCTCCGCGGGCTTGGTGGCGTACTGGAAGTTCGACGAAGGCATTGGGGAGAAAGTATTCGACACGGGAGGCGGCGATATCGATGGCACCCTTTTCGGAAATACGACTTTCACCAGCCAGGCAGCCCCGGTAAAGAACGGTGCCTTCACCGATGAGGGTGGCTACTATTCGATTGACGGGGTAAACTACAGCGGGCAGGAAACCTTCACCGTTTCGCCCAGTCAAAATTTTTACGACCATACCTCACTGGAATTCAACGCCACCCGCTCTTCCGAGGTCCGGCTTCCTGAGATCGCGTGGTCGGACTCCGCAACGTTGGAGATCACCGTTCGCCCATTCGTGGCGGATGGTTTGCAGACAATCGCCAGCACCCAGAGTGGCGACTTTACGCTGTCCACCCTCGATGGCACTCTGCAACTACAAACTCCGAATGGCGGTACCCAACAACTCGGGGCATTGCCGCAGGACCGCTTCAATCACCTGGCCTTTGTCTTTGACGGGCCGAACCAAACGATCGCCTGGTTTTTGAATGGCACCCGCATGGGGCAGGTGCCCGGCAGGGTGGCTACCGGAACCCCGGCCACCGCCTGGACGATTGGCAACCACGCTACCGAAGCGGACCAATACTTTACTGGTCTGATCGGTGAGTTCGCCCTATTTGACACCCTCGTGAGTGTTGCGCAGCTGCAACTCCACGCCTCTCCCCTGATCGGTGATAATATCGTCAGCGGCATTGACGCCGGTGATGGAAATCTGGTAGCCTATTTCCCTTTTGACGAGGCGAATGGCAACGTCGTCGAAGATTACGGCCCCAGTGCGCTTGGCAGCGGAACGGTGACCGCGGCTACGTTTAGCATTAACGATTATCGCCAACGCGCTACCCCCCACGAGTACCGCCCGAGCCAGCGGGTGATCAACCTGAACGGTTCGAATACGGCCGTCGGTAACGTTGACTTTACGGATGAAAGCACCATCCCCGTATCCGGCGTCGTGCGCTTCAGTAATACCTTTTGCTACCAGGATAGCGTACAGATTCTGGCCAATGGGCTCCCCCTGAGCCCACCCGTATTTACCGACGCCCAGGGGCGCTGGAGCACGGAGTTGGAGCCCGGAGCGTCCGTCACCCTAACCGCTAATTTTCCCGACACGACCGGAGATCACACTTTCACACCCACCTTTTTTGAAACACGGAATATTACTCGACCAATCGCGGGGGTTTTATTTCAGAACACCACCAAACGCCGGGTCATCGGCCAGGTGGCGGGTGGCGCCTGCCGGAAATCGATCAATGATCCGGGCTTGCCCATCAAAGTCAAACTGCAGAGCCTGAATGGTTGCTACGCCGTCACCCAGGAGGTAGAAAACCTCGCCGGGGAGTTCGTATTCACTGGCGTACCACCCATCCCGGTTACCGTCTCCATCGATCAGATTCTACCGGCCTACGAACGCCTGAAGGATGATGGTGGACAGCAAACAGACCTGCGTCAGGCTGCCAGTGACACCATTGACTTCATTTATTACGCACCGCCGAACGTCGAGATTTCAGACTTCCCGGAACGCGAATGTGGTTTGAAGTACATCGAATCATCCTACGACGAAAACCTGAATAAGCGGTACACCAACCGGATTCGCGTTTACGAGCAGTACCTCTACGACCGTTGCTACCTGCGGGATAGCCTGCAATTGCGGATCGACAATCAGATCGCCGATGCGGTTCCATTCGACACAATTGTGCGGGACACGGATGTTTTCGTCCTGCGCTACCCCGCCGGCATTCCCAACTTCGTGGGGAATAATTTGAAGCGATTGGTCGTCACCGCCACTAACGTTACCGGAAATGCCTCCAATGAATTGGGTGTAGTCGTCACCGGCCGCAAGCCGCGTGAGGGGACGTTCACGACCGTCGACCCACAGTACCCACTCTTCGTACTGCGGGCGCCGCCCGGAGACCAATCTTCGGCTACGCTGGAGGCGGGTACGACCATCTGCTCCTCCAACAACAGTGGCAACGTTTTCATCAATGAGAATACGGGGACTAAGGTCATCGACGCTTCCCCGACCAACATCATCAATACCGGAGCGCCTGGCGTCACCACCGAATTCGCCGTCGAAGGTGGTGTGGACACCAAACTTAAGATCGTCCAGAAAACGAATAGCCAACGCACCTCTACCAACGAGACCTGTACCACCTTCTTACGCACCGTGAGTACGGCAAACGGGGAGAACGTCCCCCACAGCGAAGGGCTTGGCGATGTGTACGTAGGCATTGCCGCCAATATCAACATCACCAATAATGACTACCTCTACGTTGATACGAGCCAGTGTAGATTCCGGGATGACAGTACGCGCATCACTTTTAATCTGGACAGCTACGACACGGAGTATTTCTACAGCGAGTGGCAGTTGATCACCGACGTGATCCCCCAACTCCGCACGCCACCCAACCCCATGAACGCAGAGGTCTTCGAAAGAAACCTGGAGTCCGCGGATAAGTGGGAAGAAATCATTGCCAACAACAAGTACGACAAGGAATCGGGTAGGCTACTGAAGAACTACACCTTTGACGGTCTCGTCAGCATTGAGGAATCGCTTAGCACTTCGGAGGTCTATTCTTTTTCGCACAACACCGATATCACTGCCACCGCGGAATTTGCCTTGTTCTCCGGTATCGAGATCAACGACGCCGGCACCAAGATTGGGCTGGAAACGAATATTGGCGGCGGTTTCAATTTCGGCGGTGGCAATTCAACGGATTCCACCAGTACGATCTCCTTCGTGCTTGCCGACGATGACCCCAACGATAACTTCACCGTCGACATTCTGGAGGGAGGGACCTACCCTGCCCCCATCTTCAAACTGAGATCCGGAGAAAGTATGTGCCCCTGGGAACCGGGAACGCGGAACCGGGAAGAAGTGGGTTTCAACGTTGACCGCAATACGGCGCTCAACGTACCGGAAACCCAGCCGGCGGTCTTCAAACTTCAGCTGACGAACGAAGGCCAGACCGGTGCTGACCAACTGGTCTATTCCGTCGGCGTGGTGGATGGCTCGAATCCCTTCGGAGCTACCATCCGGCTGGATGGCACCACCCTCAACACCCGCCCCCGCGACTTCCAGATCGGGCCGGACGAAACCATTGAACTGACCCTCACGATTGACCGGGGGCCAGAGGAATACAATTACGACAGCATTGGCATCTTCATGGCTAGTTCCTGCATGTTCGACCACTCCGAAGCTTTGGGTTACGATCTGTCAAACGTAGCCGATCCGGCGATCTACGCCGACCATCCCAATCGCGATATACCCCGAGAAGGGCCTTACGCCCGGACCGATCTCAACAAGTTCTACAAAGAATACCGCCTGAACGTCCAGTTCCTGGAGCCCTGTACGCCGATCGACATCAACTTCCCCCGGCAGGACTGGGTGGTTACGCCGGATGACAACGCGAGGCAGGCCATTACCGTCGTAGACTACGATTACGATGATCCCGACTTGGATACCGTAAGGATCCAGTACCGCATCACCGGCGGTGACGGGAACTGGATCAACATCGCCGAACTGCCCGCGGATACCTTCCTGAACAACCCCGTTTTCTATACCCAGATCTGGGATATGGAGGAGTTGCGGGATGGCCCCTACGAGATCCGGGCAACGGCCACCTGTAAGGACCTCAACCTCACGCCCGGTATCTCCAGCGTCATTCAGGGCCGCAAGGAAACCCAGGCGCCCAGACCTCTGGGCACCCCCGAACCAGCCGACGGGGTACTCAACCCCGGCGATGAGATCAGCATCTCCTGGACGAAGCGGATCAATTGTGGACTCATCTTCCCCGCTGACGGGATCGGTGCCGACATTAGTATCAACAACCTGGCGCTCATTGATAAAACGACCGGTGAGCTGATTGACGCAACGATCTCCTGCCGGGAGGACAAGATCATCATCGTTCCCAACGTGCCCCGACGCTTCATTGAAAATCATACTTTGGGCGTGGTCGCGAATGACTTTCAGGACCTCTACGGAAACGAATCCGATTCAATCCACTGGGAGTTCTTCGTCAACCAATCCAATCTGTACTGGGACGGTGGACGCATTGATGAGACCGTTCTGGAAGGTAACAAACTCGTCGTCACCCGGCAAATTCGTAACCAGAGTGGTGAAGTGACGGACTACCAAATTCCGGACGTCCCCGCCTGGATGCAGGTCTTCCCCAGAACCGGAAGCCTGGGCCCCGGCGACCGCCAATCGGTCACCTTTGAGTTCCCGGCGGACCTGCTGGCCGATGCCTACAGCGATACGCTCAACATGGTAACCGTGGACGGAGAGGAACCCCTCATCGTTGATCTCCGGGTGACCTGCGAAGGGCCTGACTGGAAGATCAACCCCAACGACTTCAGTTTCTCCCACAGCCTTACGGTAGAATTAGACATCGAGGGCGTGCTCTCCGATGACCGTGTGGACCTGGTGGGCGCCTTCGTCAACGGCGAGCTCCGCGGCGTTGCCAACATCCGCCGCTTTGACGAAATCAGCGGTTCGAGCCTCGTAAATCCCAACCTCGCCTTCCTGACGGTCTACAGTAATGTGTCCAGCGGCGAGACGATCGATTTTCAGATCTGGGACGCCTCGGCCTGCCTGTTGTACGGCAAAACCATTGAGCGCATCCCATTTGTCGCCGATGGTGTCGAGGGGAAGCCACTCGCGCCCCTCACCATCCATACGACGGGTGAGCTCCTACGCAAGATCTATTTCAACCCCGGCTGGAACTGGTTCTCCTACAACCTGGATCTTCCGGATAATAGCGTGAACGGCACTTTAGCAAGTCTTTCGGGCGCTGCCGCAGGTGCTACGCTGAAGGGGCAAGGGACGTTCGCCATTTACTCAGAACAAGCCAACCTCTGGTTTGGTAACCTGACGGCGACGGACGTGACCACCATGTATCAGTATCGATCGCCGGTGAAGGACTCCCTAACCCTCATCGGAACGGCCGTGGACGTTGATCAACCCATCCCCATCCAGAGTGGCTGGAACTGGATCGGGTACCTACCGAACCGGGGGCTACCCGTAGGCACCGCCCTCTCCAGTCTGGAACCGGTCAACGGCGATATCATCAAGAACCAGTTGACCTTCTCCCAATACGTAGCGGGCGTCGGCTGGGTCGGCAACCTCAACTTCATGAGTTCGCCCAATGGCTACCTGTTACGACTGAGCAACGCGGGTACCCTGCGCTACCCTGATCCCGAAGCCAACTCCTCTAACGGGCTGTCGACTTCGGAAGAACTGAGTCCCTTCGCTGCGGGTGAGCTACACATCGACACGGAGGCTCGGCAGAAGAGCCTGGATTCCATCCCGGCCCACTGGTCAGTCAATCCCGCCAACTACGAAATCTCCATGAACATGGTGGCTGTCGTAGCGGAAGGTGCCGATAACCTATTGCTAGAAGAAGGAGATGAGATTGCCGCCTTCGTCGACGGGGAGATCCGGGGTGCAGACCGGGTCCTTTACGTCCCCCAACTCGAGCGTTACCTGGCCTTTCTGACGGTCTTCGCCGCCGAGCCCGGAGAGACAGTTACCTACCGTTTTTATGACCGAAGCGAAGACCGGGAAGTGCCCCTAACCGAAACGACTTCCTTCGTTACCAACGACGTGATTGGTCTGGTGAGTAAGCCCTTCGTCTTCAATCTGGGCACTACCTCTGTACGCGGTGGCGACCTGGAATTGGACAGAAACATTTTCGTCTATCCGAACCCGGCGCGGACGGTGGCCAACATCAGTTTCTCCACACAAATTGGAGATGCCTTCGTGCTAACGATCCGCGATATCGTTGGGCGGGAGCTCTACCGGCACACGAGTGAAGCTACCGTGCGGGAGAACGTCATCCAATGGGATACCGACGACGTACCGGACGGGATCTATTTCATCACGTTGGAGCACGGCAAGGCCCTGCGCAGCGCAAAAGTCCAGGTAAAAAGATGA
- a CDS encoding ATP-binding protein: MDKLTDTYPSVTERASYDLLPCGVICVDARQRILYANQRCLELLGYSAEEITSNRRFLDLLSIGGKIYFETHYSPKIEMEGGLREINFELVAKAGERVPVLVNSCRSSAPEGGFLYTFLHTKDRREYERVLKQAREKAEAGDRAKNVFLSSMSHEIRTPLHAILEAGNFLYKDDPREDQLPFINVLRNAGSSLLAIVNDILDLSKLESGMATLDLRPVKVTQLIDQVVDTYAPQCAQKGVRLVGSKPLTDVPLVMADAQKLLQVLNNLVSNAAKFTAAGEIKLQLEYQANEDGQHQLTFHVRDTGTGIAPDRLDRIFEPFVQAKSSIQADYGGTGLGLPICQRLLKAYGSELKVNSREGEGTEFHFTLLLKAANQQQIARHERRTTPVELLPPLNHLRVLNVDDNQANLLINARYFKEWKLPYDQFTSPIDALRTLDKQVYDLILLDLKMPELDGYELARRIRAHENPDVRNTPLIALSASASKEVSAKMLDAGINSLVVKPFEPEYLHHIIRQYGERGAIQKSEIQAPELAAEKPSELDFTDVLDLFAGAEEDYLKFLRIVRTDITDSLDILDTCAQTFDKAKFKQLKHDLTSTLSVFHLESIKANFTAGAAALGKDDHVKFLVVVEALRVGLERFKSALGKELEE, from the coding sequence GTGGATAAACTTACCGACACATACCCGAGCGTTACGGAACGCGCCAGTTACGACCTGCTGCCCTGTGGGGTGATCTGCGTGGATGCCCGCCAACGCATTCTGTACGCTAACCAAAGGTGCCTTGAATTGCTGGGCTATTCCGCTGAGGAAATCACGAGTAACCGCCGTTTCCTGGACCTGCTATCCATCGGCGGAAAGATCTATTTCGAAACACACTACTCACCCAAAATAGAAATGGAGGGCGGCTTGCGGGAGATCAATTTTGAGTTGGTCGCCAAAGCGGGGGAGCGGGTACCGGTACTGGTCAATTCATGTCGGTCCTCCGCACCGGAGGGAGGCTTTCTCTACACCTTCCTGCACACCAAAGACCGCCGCGAATACGAACGCGTCCTGAAGCAGGCCCGTGAAAAGGCGGAGGCGGGAGACCGGGCCAAGAACGTATTTCTCTCGTCGATGAGCCACGAGATCCGGACGCCGCTCCACGCCATCCTGGAGGCGGGTAATTTTCTGTACAAGGATGACCCGAGAGAGGACCAATTACCCTTCATCAATGTACTACGCAACGCGGGTAGCAGCCTGCTGGCCATCGTCAACGACATCCTCGACCTTAGTAAACTGGAGAGCGGGATGGCTACGCTTGACCTCCGCCCCGTTAAGGTGACCCAGTTGATCGATCAGGTCGTAGATACCTACGCGCCCCAGTGCGCGCAAAAGGGCGTCCGGCTGGTGGGATCTAAACCCCTAACGGACGTCCCGCTGGTGATGGCCGACGCCCAGAAGCTGTTGCAAGTCCTGAACAACTTGGTGAGCAACGCCGCCAAGTTCACCGCCGCCGGCGAAATCAAGCTGCAACTAGAATACCAGGCGAATGAGGACGGCCAGCACCAACTGACCTTCCACGTCCGTGACACCGGAACGGGCATTGCGCCAGACCGGCTGGATCGGATCTTCGAACCCTTCGTCCAGGCAAAAAGCAGTATCCAAGCCGACTACGGAGGGACGGGCCTGGGGCTGCCCATCTGCCAGCGGCTCCTTAAAGCTTACGGAAGCGAGCTGAAGGTAAACAGCCGGGAAGGGGAGGGGACCGAATTTCACTTCACGCTCCTGCTGAAGGCCGCCAACCAACAACAGATCGCCCGCCACGAACGGCGCACGACGCCCGTTGAGCTGTTACCACCCCTCAACCACCTGCGGGTCCTCAACGTGGATGATAACCAAGCCAACCTGCTGATCAACGCCCGCTACTTTAAAGAGTGGAAGCTGCCGTACGATCAGTTCACTTCACCAATCGATGCGTTGCGTACACTGGATAAACAGGTGTACGACCTTATTCTCCTCGATCTGAAGATGCCAGAACTGGATGGTTACGAACTAGCTCGCCGTATCCGCGCTCACGAGAACCCGGACGTGCGGAATACGCCGCTCATCGCCCTTTCGGCTTCCGCCTCCAAAGAAGTCAGTGCCAAGATGCTGGATGCGGGGATCAACAGCCTGGTCGTAAAACCCTTCGAGCCGGAGTACCTCCACCACATCATCCGCCAGTACGGTGAACGGGGTGCCATCCAGAAATCTGAGATTCAAGCGCCCGAATTAGCAGCCGAAAAGCCAAGCGAGTTAGACTTTACGGATGTGCTGGATCTCTTCGCCGGCGCGGAAGAAGATTACCTTAAGTTTCTCCGCATCGTCCGCACCGACATTACGGACAGCCTAGATATTTTGGATACCTGCGCCCAAACGTTTGACAAGGCGAAATTCAAGCAACTCAAGCACGATCTGACGAGTACCCTGAGCGTGTTCCACCTGGAGAGCATCAAGGCTAATTTCACCGCTGGCGCGGCGGCCCTGGGCAAGGATGACCACGTGAAGTTTTTGGTGGTGGTGGAGGCGTTGAGGGTGGGATTGGAGCGGTTCAAATCCGCACTGGGGAAGGAATTGGAGGAGTGA
- a CDS encoding T9SS type A sorting domain-containing protein yields the protein MITSTVNRYGYLSLLLLLYLAPAAAQNSAPGWSDPEASDFANSMNITASVRYNGEATTTLLDTVAFFIDGELRGLGDPLNVAGVTDGTLHLATVFANNEQDAAVEIRVYHAATDSVYVVDQGLLFDNQAVIGGFEDPYEIRITNGPGGVGNGTLTLADLPEQTTTEGVPFPALDLAPFVTNSSSGAITFELANAQAGITFSVDGTNLLAVADDGFTGQAQVDVIATESANGHLDIKPITYIVEGAFIGPSWTGVPDQVAEEGEDFGPLDLSLFVNVGESTDQVYTFVPVLSPSPIEQRPDLVNPTNFSTAMTLIARVQYTGELQFLDNQDQLAAYVDGELRGVADPTPLNGENLYFLNIGTNGVADEEYTLRFYSGTEQRVFNWPLSATVVSGGQSGAVFDPTVVDLSPITLSVDTDTGMSTAARIAPEINGQLTVDFTVADQEFPEATMATDRVVFTALGASLPVNLLSFTARNRKDAAAVLDWRTEAEIDLSHYAVERSTDGRYFTTISNEPAKSIDGQLRYKFVDQDPLPGLNYYRLKMIDLDGSFTYSPVAAVTMVGPKSGLVLYPNPVVSGGIISFSGPTAGGRLTILDAAGRVVLVKRLEANSQVQLGSLPTGLYHYRLSATGGADSSGKLVIK from the coding sequence ATGATAACTTCCACTGTTAACCGCTACGGCTACCTTAGCCTGCTCCTCCTGCTTTACCTCGCACCCGCGGCAGCGCAAAATAGTGCGCCGGGGTGGAGTGATCCCGAGGCAAGTGACTTTGCCAACTCGATGAATATTACCGCATCGGTACGCTACAATGGGGAGGCGACCACCACTTTACTCGACACCGTGGCCTTCTTCATCGATGGTGAATTAAGGGGCCTTGGCGACCCGTTGAACGTCGCGGGCGTCACGGATGGCACGCTCCATCTGGCTACGGTTTTTGCTAACAACGAGCAGGATGCAGCCGTAGAAATACGCGTGTATCACGCCGCAACCGATAGCGTGTACGTAGTGGACCAGGGGCTGCTTTTTGACAACCAGGCCGTAATTGGTGGCTTTGAAGACCCCTACGAAATCCGCATCACCAACGGACCGGGAGGCGTCGGAAACGGTACGCTTACGCTAGCTGATCTGCCCGAACAGACCACCACCGAAGGCGTCCCTTTTCCTGCGCTGGACTTAGCACCTTTCGTTACGAATAGCTCTTCGGGGGCCATTACGTTTGAGTTAGCCAACGCGCAAGCGGGCATCACTTTCAGCGTCGATGGTACCAATCTACTAGCGGTAGCTGACGATGGATTTACGGGCCAGGCTCAGGTAGACGTGATCGCCACCGAATCCGCAAATGGCCACTTGGATATCAAACCCATTACCTACATCGTGGAAGGCGCCTTCATCGGGCCTTCCTGGACGGGAGTTCCCGATCAGGTCGCCGAAGAAGGAGAAGATTTTGGTCCGCTCGATTTAAGCTTGTTCGTTAATGTGGGGGAGAGTACGGACCAGGTGTACACCTTCGTACCCGTCCTGTCTCCCTCACCAATTGAGCAACGCCCGGACCTGGTGAATCCGACTAACTTCTCCACAGCCATGACGCTGATTGCGCGGGTTCAGTACACTGGTGAGCTCCAGTTTCTCGACAATCAGGACCAACTGGCCGCTTACGTAGACGGCGAATTACGCGGCGTCGCTGATCCGACCCCTCTCAACGGAGAGAACCTATACTTCCTGAATATTGGGACGAATGGAGTCGCCGACGAGGAGTATACGCTGCGCTTTTATAGCGGCACGGAGCAACGCGTATTCAATTGGCCCCTTTCGGCAACCGTAGTCAGCGGAGGGCAGTCCGGTGCTGTTTTCGACCCTACCGTAGTGGATTTATCCCCAATCACCTTATCCGTAGATACCGATACGGGGATGAGCACTGCAGCACGGATCGCTCCGGAAATCAACGGCCAGCTGACGGTTGATTTCACCGTAGCCGATCAGGAATTTCCGGAGGCGACCATGGCGACCGATCGGGTGGTGTTTACGGCCCTCGGCGCTTCGCTCCCGGTAAATTTACTGTCGTTTACTGCCCGTAACCGTAAGGATGCCGCCGCGGTATTGGACTGGCGTACCGAAGCAGAAATTGACCTAAGCCACTACGCCGTAGAGCGTAGTACTGATGGGCGCTACTTCACTACAATCAGTAATGAGCCAGCAAAATCCATTGATGGCCAGCTGCGGTACAAATTCGTTGATCAGGATCCTCTTCCGGGACTTAATTACTACCGGTTGAAGATGATCGATTTGGACGGAAGTTTCACCTACTCTCCGGTTGCGGCTGTAACAATGGTTGGACCGAAATCAGGACTAGTCCTTTATCCGAATCCGGTGGTCTCCGGAGGCATCATTTCATTCTCTGGTCCAACCGCGGGCGGTAGATTAACCATTCTTGATGCGGCGGGGCGGGTTGTTTTAGTTAAGCGATTGGAGGCAAACTCCCAGGTACAGTTGGGGTCGCTCCCGACCGGTTTATACCACTATCGGCTCTCGGCGACGGGTGGCGCTGACTCATCGGGTAAGCTCGTAATTAAATAG